One segment of Lytechinus pictus isolate F3 Inbred chromosome 13, Lp3.0, whole genome shotgun sequence DNA contains the following:
- the LOC129275152 gene encoding dual specificity protein phosphatase 19-like, translating to MSFLNDISSFSKVALKSVETCVRREDGSRVLEARDASGKFSILRDKKPNDSSGSDMEYGFVPDYEPDLQIVQVRPYLYMSSCDVAYNLDILKLHNITHILNVANLNNVYPNQFSYKNLPIWDLPEVKITKFFKYAFDFINQARNSGGRVLVHCNAGKSRSTTIVVGYILADEHIRISKTLEEIRVHRPFVKPNDGFMQQLEEYETSILAEGGATGAPT from the exons ATGAGTTTCTTGAATGATATATCATCATTCTCAAAGGTAGCTTTGAAGAGTGTAGAAACCTGTGTGAGACGAGAAGACGGGAGCCGTGTCTTGGAGGCACGTGATGCATCAGgaaaattttccattttaagAGATAAGAAACCAAACGATAGCAGTGGATCAGACATGGAGTATGGCTTTGTTCCAGACTATGAACCAGACTTGCAGATTGTTCAAGTCAGACCTTATCTGTATATGT cATCATGTGATGTAGCATATAATCTTGATATCTTGAAGCTCCACAACATCACTCATATCCTCAACGTTGCTAATCTTAATAACGTTTATCCAAATCAATTTTCGTATAAGAATCTACCAATCTGGGATCTTCCTGAAGTTAAAATTACCAA ATTTTTCAAGTATGCATTTGATTTCATCAACCAAGCTAGAAATAGCGGGGGCCGTGTTTTAGTCCACTGCAATGCAGGCAAATCTCGTTCAACGACGATTGTGGTAGGTTACATCCTGGCAGATGAGCACATCCGCATCAGTAAAACCCTTGAAGAGATTCGCGTTCACCGTCCTTTCGTCAAACCAAATGATGGCTTCATGCAACAGCTGGAAGAATACGAGACGTCTATTCTTGCCGAGGGTGGGGCTACTGGGGCACCAACATAA